The Falco cherrug isolate bFalChe1 chromosome 6, bFalChe1.pri, whole genome shotgun sequence genome window below encodes:
- the MSH5 gene encoding mutS protein homolog 5 has protein sequence MSATSAQSCALPPLLGPEREDEEHSETHMSVLWYAGQLAITYYDTEDCSVYFMPDIPDNEDLRLLQKVIEEVNPQCIVTSAKQDQNIAKFLTNLTASASDKDTGKPEIVLFPNIDFGLEVSKQRILSRQFPFIPFHMTATEKILYLSSVIPFESPLMIRALGGLLKFLDRRRIGVELEESTTAVPILAFKKFVLSDTVNMDQDTYSVLQIFKSDIHPSVYKLSSGLKEGFSLYGILNHCRCKWGEKLLRQWLTRPTRNLAELNKRLDVIHYFLLAQNHETVLTLQGCLKNIKNVPLILKRMTLSHTKVSDWQALYKTACSAVCLRDTCRSLPNTIELFQTISRVFTDDLHYIASLISKVVDFEGSISENRFTVKPNVDPTIDAKKRKLMGLSDFLTEVARKELETLDNHIPSCCVIYIPLIGFLLSIPRLPTMVDKSDFEIEGLDFMFLSEDKLHYRSDRTKELDRLLGDLHCEIRDQETLIMHQLQTKILEKSEVLNSVIEYTAHLDVLLALAVMARENAYCRPRFTHRHGFHIKDGRHPLMELCAKTFVANPANSGEATRRIKIITGPNSSGKSIYLKQVGLIVFMALIGSYVPAAEAEIGIIDGIYTRIHSRESVSVGLSTFMIDLNQVAKAVNNATERSLVLIDEFGKGTNTLDGLALLAAVLRHWISQGTQCPQVFVSTNFHSLMQLELLPDTPLLEYLTMETHQDGAELVFFYQIKPGLSTVSHAANIAALAGMPAKIIERGVEVSELIRNGKAIKRIDHPSKGDQMEKCKSVVEKFLHLDLDDPHVDLQEFMCNEVLASAASVL, from the coding sequence atgAGTGCCACATCAGCCCAGAGTTGTGCTTTGCCACCATTGCTTGGGCCTGAACGAGAGGATGAAGAACACTCTGAGACACACATGTCTGTTTTGTGGTATGCAGGGCAGCTGGCAATTACTTACTATGATACAGAAGATTGCTCAGTCTACTTCATGCCTGACATACCTGATAACGAAGACCTCAGGCTACTGCAAAAAGTAATTGAGGAAGTTAATCCTCAATGCATAGTGACCAGTGCAAAACAGGACCAGAACATTGCCAAATTCCTGACCAACCTAACAGCTAGTGCTAGTGATAAAGAtacaggaaaaccagaaattgtCCTGTTTCCCAACATAGATTTTGGCCTAGAAGTCAGCAAGCAACGGATCCTATCTAGACAATTTCCATTTATCCCATTTCATATGACTGCAACAGAGAAAATTCTCTACTTGTCCTCAGTCATCCCTTTTGAGAGTCCACTCATGATACGAGCCCTCGGGGGACTCCTTAAGTTTCTAGACAGGAGAAGGATTGGAGTTGAGCTCGAAGAAAGCACTACTGCAGTTCCTATATTGGCCTTTAAAAAGTTTGTGCTGTCAGATACTGTGAATATGGACCAAGATACTTACAGTGTCCTGCAGATATTTAAAAGTGATATCCATCCTTCTGTGTACAAACTGTCCAGTGGATTAAAAGAAGGATTCAGTTTATATGGAATTTTAAATCATTGCAGGTGCAAATGGGGAGAAAAACTGCTGAGGCAGTGGCTCACACGACCTACTCGGAACTTGGCAGAGCTGAACAAACGTCTAGATGTTATCCACTACTTCCTGCTGGCTCAGAACCATGAAACAGTTCTCACTCTTCAAGGCTGCCTCAAGAATATTAAAAACGTGCCTCTTATTCTAAAAAGAATGACTCTTTCCCACACAAAAGTTAGTGACTGGCAAGCACTCTATAAGACAGCATGCAGTGCAGTGTGCCTTAGAGACACATGTCGTTCTCTGCCCAACACTATTGAACTCTTTCAGACTATTTCACGTGTCTTCACTGATGATCTCCACTACATTGCTAGTCTAATCAGCAAAGTGGTGGACTTTGAAGGCAGCATCTCAGAGAACCGCTTCACTGTTAAACCCAATGTGGACCCTACCATTGACGCGAAGAAACGAAAGCTGATGGGACTGTCAGACTTCCTTACAGAAGTGGCACGAAAAGAATTGGAGACCTTGGACAATCATATCCCCTCCTGTTGTGTGATCTACATTCCTTTGATTGGGTTTCTTCTCTCCATTCCACGGCTACCAACTATGGTGGATAAGAGTGACTTTGAAATTGAAGGCTTGGACTTCATGTTCTTGTCAGAGGATAAACTGCACTACAGAAGTGATAGGACTAAGGAGCTAGACAGACTGCTCGGTGACTTGCACTGTGAGATCAGAGACCAGGAAACACTTATTATGCATCAGCTGCAGACAAAGATTTTGGAAAAGTCTGAAGTCCTTAACAGTGTGATTGAGTATACTGCACACCTAGATGTGCTACTAGCTCTGGCAGTGATGGCTCGGGAGAACGCCTACTGCCGGCCACGCTTTACTCACCGCCATGGTTTTCACATCAAGGATGGAAGACATCCACTCATGGAACTATGTGCAAAGACTTTTGTGGCCAATCCTGCAAACAGTGGCGAGGCTACAAGACGAATAAAGATCATCACAGGGCCCAACTCATCTGGAAAGAGCATCTACTTAAAACAAGTAGGTCTCATAGTATTTATGGCTCTAATCGGCAGTTatgtccctgcagcagaggcagagatTGGCATAATTGATGGGATTTACACAAGAATTCACAGCAGGGAGTCAGTTTCTGTAGGGCTTTCCACTTTCATGATTGATCTTAACCAGGTTGCCAAGGCAGTAAACAATGCCACAGAGAGGTCCCTGGTACTTATTGATGAGTTTGGTAAAGGGACCAACACGCTGGATGGCCTGGCCCTCCTGGCTGCTGTCCTTAGGCACTGGATCAGTCAAGGAACACAGTGTCCACAGGTCTTTGTCTCCACTAATTTTCACAGTCTAATGCAGCTAGAACTCCTGCCTGACACACCTCTTCTGGAGTACCTGACCATGGAGACCCACCAAGATGGAGCTGAGTTGGTATTTTTCTACCAGATCAAACCAGGCTTGTCCACTGTTAGTCATGCTGCCAACATTGCTGCACTGGCAGGAATGCCAGCCAAAATTATTGAAAGAGGAGTAGAAGTGTCAGAACTGATTCGTAATGGAAAAGCTATCAAACGTATTGATCATCCTTCAAAAGGAGATCAGATGGAAAAATGCAAGTCTGTTgtggaaaagtttcttcaccTAGACCTTGATGATCCCCATGTGGACTTACAAGAGTTCATGTGTAACGAGGTGCTGGCTTCTGCAGCCTCAGTCCTGTAA